The following is a genomic window from Sedimenticola thiotaurini.
CCTGGCCAGCGCCCGGCTGTTGGGCCGGATCAATCCCCAGACTCTGTTCCGCAGCGGCATCCTGCTCCAGCTGCTGGCTATCGGTAGCCTGTTTCTGGTTGTCCTGCTGGGCCTGGACCGGCTCTACGTAGTGGTGCCGCTGATCATGCTGGGGGTCGGCAGTATCGGCCTGACCAACCCGTCGGGTATGACCATCTTCATGAGCTATTTTCCCCGTGGGGGCGGTAGTGCGTCGGCGGTGTTTACCACCCTGATGTTCTCCCTGGGCGGGGTGCTGGGGTCGCTGCCGAACCTGTTCCCGGGGCACGGCCTGTTGCCGACGGTCAGCGTGATGCTTGGCTCCACACTGGTGGCCAATCTGATTGGCCAGGCGATCCCGCCGGTCCAGGTGGCGGGTGCCGTAGCCGGTTAACCGGGCAGTTGCGGGCCGGTAGTTCTGATGCAGTCAATCGAGGGTGGTCAGACGCCGCAACAGATCACCCCAGCCGTGGCTGAGAATCACCAGCAGGGGGATGACGGTGTTAAAGGCGTACAGCACATGGCGTATACGGGGGTTGGCGTCTCTCATCTCCATGTAGTAGTCGATCACCATGCGCCCTTTGAAGGCGATGAATCCGGCCACCAGCAGGGTCAGGGGCCAGCCGGCGTGGCCGGTCTCGGCGAACCAGGCGCCGGCGATGGTCAGGGCGATCAACAGCAGCCAGATTTTTTCCGCGCGCCCCATGTTCACCTCAGAATGTAGAAAAAGGGAAAGATCACCAGCCAGATCACATCCGTGGTGTGCCAATAGACTGCGGCCGCTTCCAGGCCGCTGTATTCGCCGGAGGAGTAGGCGCCGCGGTTGGTGCGGAATGCCACCCAGGCCAGGCCCAGCAGGCCCCAGAACACGTGTACCAGGTGGTTGAGGGTCAGGTAGTAGTAGACGGTGTAGAAGATGCCGGTCTGGCCATCCACGCCGTGGGCCACATTCCAGCGGATCTCGAAAAATTTGACCAGCGGATAGCCGCAGCCGAGCAGGAGTGCCAGCACCACCCAGCGGAATGCCCGGGTGGCGTCGTTGCGTCGTATCGATTCCACCGCCTTGACCATG
Proteins encoded in this region:
- a CDS encoding cytochrome c oxidase subunit 3 family protein → MNSPCTEPQIVTTEAEIERRRIPGNSGIWVGIFCVLVEFLMLFIVYFVAKVHHPQAFESGPDKLLTLAGVTITLLLLTSGYSMVKAVESIRRNDATRAFRWVVLALLLGCGYPLVKFFEIRWNVAHGVDGQTGIFYTVYYYLTLNHLVHVFWGLLGLAWVAFRTNRGAYSSGEYSGLEAAAVYWHTTDVIWLVIFPFFYILR
- a CDS encoding cytochrome C oxidase subunit IV family protein — protein: MGRAEKIWLLLIALTIAGAWFAETGHAGWPLTLLVAGFIAFKGRMVIDYYMEMRDANPRIRHVLYAFNTVIPLLVILSHGWGDLLRRLTTLD